In a genomic window of Methylobacter sp. YRD-M1:
- a CDS encoding IS3 family transposase (programmed frameshift): MSKKRRNHSPQFKAKVALAAIKGDKTLAELSSEFNVHPNQITQWKQQLQDNASELFSKGKPNSSVSDETIKDLHAKIGQLTVENGFFSQSARSLDRAQRKEKIDPQAELPVTQQCKLLALSRSSVYYRPVEVSDEDLRLMKAIDAIHLEQPFRGSRRIRDELLDRKVVASINRKKVQRLMRQMGLVALYPKKKTSLPSKGHKIYPYLLKGLTIDRPNQVWATDICYIPMAKGFLYLVAVMDWHSRKVLSWRLSNTMDSRFCLEALEEAIECYGAPEMFNTDQGSQFTSDKFTGMLNAHSIKISMDGKGRWVDNVFIERLWRSLKYEDVYLKAYETPRQAEIEIGRYFRFYNEKRRHQGLEGKTPDEVYDADLLNEQKAA; encoded by the exons ATGAGCAAAAAAAGAAGAAATCACTCTCCGCAGTTCAAAGCCAAGGTAGCCTTGGCAGCAATTAAAGGCGATAAAACCTTAGCCGAATTATCGTCTGAGTTTAATGTTCACCCGAATCAGATCACGCAATGGAAGCAGCAATTGCAGGATAATGCCAGCGAGCTGTTCAGCAAGGGCAAGCCTAACTCATCAGTTTCCGATGAAACCATCAAGGATCTGCATGCGAAGATCGGGCAGCTGACGGTGGAAAACG GATTTTTTAGCCAAAGTGCTCGGTCGCTAGATCGAGCTCAACGCAAAGAAAAAATTGATCCCCAAGCGGAGCTACCTGTGACCCAACAATGTAAATTACTGGCGCTGAGCCGTTCTAGCGTCTATTACCGGCCTGTCGAGGTGTCCGATGAAGACCTGAGGCTGATGAAAGCCATCGATGCCATTCATCTGGAGCAGCCGTTCAGAGGGAGCCGGCGGATACGCGATGAGCTGCTGGATCGAAAGGTTGTCGCTTCTATCAACCGTAAGAAAGTGCAACGCCTGATGCGGCAAATGGGCTTGGTTGCGCTTTATCCGAAAAAGAAGACCAGCCTGCCAAGCAAGGGCCATAAAATCTACCCTTACTTGCTGAAGGGCTTGACTATTGACCGTCCCAATCAAGTTTGGGCAACCGATATCTGTTATATTCCGATGGCCAAAGGCTTTCTCTACTTGGTCGCGGTCATGGACTGGCATAGCCGCAAGGTCCTGAGCTGGCGCCTGTCGAATACGATGGACTCCCGCTTTTGCCTGGAAGCTTTGGAAGAAGCGATTGAGTGTTACGGGGCTCCGGAAATGTTCAATACCGACCAGGGTAGCCAATTTACCAGTGACAAATTTACTGGCATGCTCAACGCCCATAGCATCAAGATCAGCATGGACGGAAAAGGTCGTTGGGTCGATAATGTCTTTATTGAACGGCTCTGGCGCAGCTTAAAATATGAAGACGTCTATTTGAAGGCGTATGAAACGCCACGGCAAGCTGAAATAGAGATCGGTCGCTATTTCCGCTTCTACAATGAAAAACGACGGCATCAGGGATTAGAGGGAAAAACGCCGGATGAAGTCTATGATGCTGATCTTTTGAATGAGCAAAAGGCGGCATAA
- a CDS encoding IS630 family transposase yields MPRKAIEILLTDEQKARLEKITRSHSAERRWVERAGIILACAAGKQNQEIAADYGTSVVRVSKWRRRFAEHGFSGLEDEQRPGQPTIYGQAFRDQLLAKLETQPPAGLARWDCQTLAEDLGASKHAVWRALKKEGIHLHRARSWCVSTDPEFTEKSAAIIGLYLNPPLNALVLSVDEKPSIQALERKTGYIETRDHQTVRAYQSTYQRHGTLNLFAALNVATGHIQAQTTQTKTREDFLQFMDQVLQEVSEDKEVHVILDNYCTHKKNDEWLKKYEGRVQFHFTPTSASWLNQIEIWFGILSRKTLKEASFSSAEELKNAIEAFIVRHNQKAQPFKWRRREVKGSQIKNTITNLRN; encoded by the coding sequence ATGCCTAGAAAAGCCATAGAAATCCTATTAACAGACGAACAAAAAGCCCGGTTGGAGAAAATCACGCGCAGCCATAGCGCCGAGCGTAGATGGGTTGAACGAGCCGGTATTATTTTAGCTTGCGCTGCCGGCAAACAGAATCAAGAGATTGCCGCCGATTATGGGACGTCTGTTGTCCGGGTCAGCAAATGGCGCAGGCGCTTTGCCGAGCATGGTTTTTCAGGGCTTGAAGATGAACAGCGGCCCGGCCAGCCGACGATTTATGGTCAAGCGTTCAGAGACCAGCTGTTGGCCAAACTGGAAACCCAGCCGCCAGCAGGCTTGGCCCGCTGGGACTGTCAAACCTTGGCCGAGGACTTAGGCGCCAGTAAGCATGCAGTTTGGCGGGCCTTAAAAAAAGAGGGCATTCACTTGCATAGAGCCCGGAGCTGGTGCGTCAGCACCGATCCTGAGTTTACCGAAAAATCGGCGGCTATCATTGGTCTGTATTTGAACCCGCCCTTGAATGCTTTGGTGTTAAGTGTCGATGAGAAACCCAGCATCCAGGCTCTGGAGCGGAAAACGGGTTATATTGAAACGCGGGATCACCAGACGGTTCGTGCCTACCAAAGCACTTACCAGCGTCACGGCACGTTAAATCTGTTTGCCGCCTTAAATGTGGCAACAGGTCATATTCAAGCGCAAACTACACAGACGAAAACGCGGGAAGACTTTCTGCAGTTTATGGACCAAGTACTGCAGGAGGTGTCTGAAGATAAAGAAGTGCACGTGATCCTGGATAATTACTGCACCCACAAGAAAAACGATGAATGGTTAAAAAAGTATGAGGGGCGTGTGCAGTTTCACTTTACGCCGACCTCGGCCAGTTGGCTGAATCAAATCGAAATCTGGTTTGGTATTTTGTCGCGTAAGACTTTGAAAGAAGCCAGTTTCAGTAGCGCTGAAGAATTAAAAAATGCGATTGAGGCTTTTATTGTTCGACATAACCAAAAGGCTCAACCGTTCAAATGGCGCCGTCGTGAGGTGAAAGGCAGCCAAATCAAAAATACAATAACTAATTTACGCAATTAA
- a CDS encoding FAD:protein FMN transferase, whose protein sequence is MKLSNYREDSEISRLNQQKTTEWLSVSTEIAELADIAKQVYERSHGCYDLTVKPIFDLWGFAKHENRVPTQEEINNALKHVGMSRVEIDKPNARIRKLDPEVQIDLSSIAQGYTVAATAKLLESQGIQNYLVEIGGEMKVKGHNASGNPWRVAIQKPTPFTREVQKILDIHQFNGAAIMTAGTYQNFFQDKGRTYSHILNPQTGSPVTHHLLSVTILHDDPTWEDAWDTALLCVGETEAIKIADTEQLKTLLIYQEGQALKAYMSNAFITAQEKK, encoded by the coding sequence ATGAAGCTATCCAATTATCGGGAAGACTCGGAAATATCCCGGCTAAATCAGCAGAAAACCACGGAGTGGCTGTCCGTTTCCACTGAAATCGCCGAGTTAGCCGATATTGCCAAGCAGGTTTATGAGCGCTCCCACGGTTGTTACGATCTCACCGTCAAGCCGATTTTTGATTTATGGGGATTTGCCAAACACGAGAATCGCGTACCTACTCAGGAAGAAATCAATAACGCTTTGAAGCATGTGGGCATGTCTCGTGTAGAGATCGATAAACCGAATGCCCGTATTCGCAAACTCGATCCGGAAGTGCAGATCGATTTGTCTTCAATCGCTCAGGGTTACACGGTGGCGGCGACAGCCAAGTTACTGGAAAGCCAAGGCATTCAAAATTACCTGGTAGAAATTGGGGGCGAAATGAAGGTCAAAGGCCACAATGCCAGTGGCAATCCCTGGCGTGTCGCCATTCAAAAACCTACACCATTTACCCGTGAAGTTCAAAAGATACTGGACATTCATCAATTCAATGGTGCCGCTATTATGACAGCCGGCACCTATCAGAATTTCTTTCAGGACAAAGGCCGGACCTATTCTCATATCCTCAATCCCCAAACGGGCAGCCCTGTGACTCATCATCTGCTTTCAGTGACGATTCTGCATGATGATCCCACATGGGAGGATGCTTGGGATACCGCCTTGCTGTGTGTAGGTGAAACGGAAGCGATCAAGATTGCTGATACTGAACAGCTTAAGACATTATTGATTTATCAAGAAGGACAGGCACTTAAAGCATACATGAGTAATGCCTTTATTACTGCACAAGAGAAAAAATAA
- a CDS encoding outer membrane beta-barrel protein, which yields MKSSPFTHTGVLLSYPIQSDLTVYSGAVTGADNFDRQFGAWSYLGGFNWNSTDKAASFGLFVLNGDVSETIDDNLTYISTVFQYQINKCWRYVLQHDRGWQDNDLGANTPTADWYSIVQYLTYAIDESLGAGLRAEWFRDQNGFRYSAGEAGYYAVTAGLNWKPLRRLAVRPEVRYDWADSTSPAFNRGMKDDQFLAGADFVIQF from the coding sequence ATGAAATCATCGCCGTTTACCCATACCGGTGTCTTGCTTTCATACCCGATTCAAAGTGACTTGACCGTTTATTCCGGCGCGGTCACCGGCGCGGATAACTTTGATCGCCAGTTCGGCGCCTGGAGTTATCTAGGGGGCTTTAACTGGAACAGTACGGATAAGGCTGCTTCTTTTGGCCTTTTCGTACTCAACGGCGATGTGAGTGAGACGATCGATGACAATCTGACCTATATCAGTACGGTATTCCAATATCAGATTAACAAATGCTGGCGTTATGTGCTCCAGCACGACCGAGGCTGGCAGGACAACGACTTGGGCGCCAATACACCAACGGCTGATTGGTATTCCATTGTTCAGTATCTTACCTATGCAATTGATGAATCGCTGGGTGCCGGTCTGCGGGCTGAGTGGTTTCGGGACCAGAACGGCTTCCGCTATTCTGCGGGCGAAGCCGGCTATTACGCCGTGACAGCCGGCTTGAACTGGAAGCCCCTGAGACGGCTCGCAGTCCGTCCGGAAGTTCGCTATGACTGGGCTGATTCGACCAGCCCTGCTTTCAATAGGGGCATGAAAGATGATCAGTTCTTAGCCGGCGCCGACTTCGTTATTCAGTTTTAA
- a CDS encoding outer membrane beta-barrel protein: MSKSDLKFPVIDGRNQNCLVGAIVFLALFLSYPCASDAAGIQETKGLYEALTHEDLNDAPFLRDARLSVGGWVAADANFNPDHSEDRSNAPVSFKHRANEFNLEQLNLFVERQTLAGSDQWYIDGRFDFMLGLDAPYTQAAGHWDQHLISDKDLRYYKIAFPQAYAEVYAPIANGITAKVGHFYSIISYESVASPPNFFYSHSSTA, from the coding sequence GTGAGTAAGTCTGATCTGAAATTCCCTGTAATTGATGGCCGCAATCAAAATTGCTTGGTGGGTGCCATTGTTTTTCTGGCACTGTTTTTATCTTATCCGTGCGCTTCCGATGCAGCTGGAATCCAGGAGACCAAAGGTCTTTACGAAGCTTTAACGCATGAAGACCTCAATGATGCCCCTTTCCTGCGTGATGCCCGCCTTTCTGTAGGCGGCTGGGTGGCAGCCGACGCAAACTTCAATCCCGATCATTCTGAGGACCGCTCGAATGCTCCGGTGTCGTTCAAGCATCGTGCGAACGAATTTAACCTTGAGCAACTCAATCTGTTTGTCGAGCGCCAAACCCTCGCTGGCTCTGATCAATGGTATATTGACGGCCGCTTCGATTTCATGCTCGGCCTTGATGCGCCTTACACGCAAGCGGCAGGGCATTGGGATCAGCATCTGATCAGTGACAAGGATCTGCGTTATTACAAAATTGCATTCCCCCAAGCTTATGCGGAAGTTTATGCGCCCATCGCTAACGGCATTACAGCCAAGGTCGGCCATTTCTACAGCATCATTAGCTACGAATCCGTCGCTTCACCGCCCAATTTCTTTTATTCCCATTCCTCTACAGCATGA
- the nhaD gene encoding sodium:proton antiporter NhaD translates to MPYFYYLLGAVGLLLPGLGYAETESATPVTQQLDLTHHWAGYFSLVVMVIAYIAAMFEDVTELRKSKPMLLASALIWFAIVFAYQQQGNDQLAVAAFKSNLQTYIELLLFIMVSMTYLNAMEDMKIFDALKVWLVSKHLSYRQLFWITGFMVFFLSSVVNGLTAGLLMGAVAVAVGKDSPKFVSLACINIVIATNAGGSFSPLGGISTLFVWQHGILEFFQFFKLFVPCLVNFLVPALAMHFAVPKDRPAIETEQVKLPRGAKRIIFLFAVTICLAVGFDMTLHLPAAAGMMAGLSLLQFFYFYLHKTTKLSNSKPLGLNVFSGPDVHDISSFYEKGRLDVFEKVGRLEWDTLLFFYGAMMGIGGLGYIGYLDAASHMLYGQLSPSLANILIGLSSAFVDNGTLMFAVLTMHPDIPQGQWLLLTLTLGVGGSLLAIGSAPGIGLMGQAKGQYTFSSHMKWLPAILLGYFAAIGMHFLVNADSF, encoded by the coding sequence GTGCCGTATTTTTATTATTTGCTTGGAGCGGTAGGGTTGCTATTGCCGGGCTTGGGATATGCCGAAACCGAATCGGCAACACCGGTAACACAACAGCTTGACCTGACTCATCACTGGGCAGGCTATTTTTCGCTGGTGGTGATGGTGATTGCCTATATCGCCGCCATGTTCGAAGATGTGACCGAACTGCGTAAATCCAAGCCGATGTTGCTTGCTTCAGCACTGATATGGTTTGCCATTGTTTTTGCTTATCAGCAACAAGGTAATGACCAACTGGCGGTCGCGGCTTTTAAGAGCAATTTACAGACTTACATAGAATTACTGCTGTTTATCATGGTCTCCATGACTTATCTGAACGCCATGGAAGACATGAAGATATTTGACGCATTAAAAGTCTGGCTGGTCAGTAAGCATTTAAGTTATCGGCAATTGTTCTGGATTACTGGTTTCATGGTGTTTTTTCTCTCCAGCGTTGTCAACGGTTTGACGGCCGGATTATTGATGGGCGCCGTAGCGGTCGCTGTTGGCAAAGACAGTCCAAAGTTTGTCTCCTTGGCTTGCATCAATATTGTGATCGCTACCAATGCCGGCGGTTCTTTCAGTCCATTGGGCGGTATCTCGACGTTATTTGTCTGGCAACATGGCATTCTGGAGTTTTTCCAGTTCTTTAAGCTATTCGTCCCTTGCCTGGTGAACTTCTTAGTTCCGGCGCTGGCCATGCATTTTGCTGTGCCCAAAGACAGACCTGCTATCGAAACTGAACAAGTTAAGCTGCCGCGTGGTGCCAAACGCATCATCTTTTTATTTGCAGTCACCATTTGTTTAGCTGTTGGCTTTGATATGACACTGCATCTGCCGGCCGCGGCGGGTATGATGGCCGGTTTATCCTTGCTGCAATTTTTCTATTTTTATCTGCACAAAACCACAAAATTGTCTAATTCAAAACCGCTAGGCCTGAATGTATTTTCCGGACCCGATGTGCACGATATCAGCTCTTTCTATGAAAAGGGACGTCTTGATGTGTTTGAAAAAGTGGGTCGCCTGGAATGGGATACCTTGCTGTTTTTCTATGGGGCCATGATGGGCATCGGCGGCCTGGGCTATATCGGCTATCTGGATGCCGCCTCTCACATGTTGTACGGTCAGTTAAGCCCCTCGCTGGCCAATATCCTGATCGGCCTGTCCTCGGCATTTGTCGATAACGGTACCTTGATGTTCGCCGTTCTGACTATGCACCCTGACATTCCGCAAGGACAGTGGCTATTGTTGACTTTGACGCTGGGTGTCGGCGGCAGTCTGCTGGCCATTGGCTCGGCGCCGGGCATAGGCTTGATGGGACAAGCCAAAGGCCAATATACTTTCAGCAGCCATATGAAATGGCTTCCGGCAATTTTGCTGGGCTACTTTGCAGCTATCGGCATGCATTTTCTGGTCAACGCCGATTCCTTTTAA
- a CDS encoding potassium transporter Kup: MPQQQSHSKQQLASLALGAIGVVFGDIGTSPLYALKEVFHGGVPIDQLHVLGVLSLVFWSLTLVVTTKYAIFIMRADNKGEGGIMALMALALQGSRDKPGRMRFIITIGLLGAALFYGDGMITPAISVLGAVEGLSVVAPPLAQYVVPITIIVLGGLFVIQAKGTGQVGRLFAPVMCFWFLTLAVLGITNIVHAPSVLVAINPYFAVHLLMELGWHGFLIMGAIVLTITGAEALYADMGHFGLKPIRYAWFSFVFPALLLNYFGQGALLIEHPEAIQNPFYLLAPTWAQYPLLLLATLATVIASQAVISGAFSVTRQAIQLGYCPRMQILHTSGEEMGQVYISVVNWLLMVSVFVLVLSFQSSSALASAYGIAVTGTMIVDTVLAFIVIKELWRWKITTSITFLSVFLIIDFLFLSSNSLKIPSGGWLPLLIGTALFLIMTTWIKGRGLLAAYLDEKRVLFEELEEKVLDQSLVTVPGSAMYLAKNLHGVPQVMVHNLEHNHVLHEQVMVLTVVTKEEPYVDEAHRVKIRTFGQNQNYHRVKLYFGFQQTPDVRRALELCRQHGLAIDPEQTSFFIGRERVSFRRKSPMPPWRRPLFSFLFHNSSSAIEFFKIPAELVIELGIRIEL, from the coding sequence ATGCCCCAACAACAAAGTCATTCCAAACAGCAACTGGCCAGCCTGGCATTGGGGGCGATAGGCGTGGTGTTTGGCGACATCGGCACCAGCCCTTTATATGCGCTCAAGGAAGTCTTCCACGGCGGCGTGCCGATCGATCAACTCCATGTGCTCGGCGTGCTGTCGCTGGTTTTTTGGTCGCTGACGCTGGTGGTCACAACCAAATACGCGATCTTCATCATGCGCGCCGATAACAAAGGCGAAGGCGGCATCATGGCATTAATGGCGCTGGCGCTGCAGGGTTCCCGGGATAAGCCGGGCCGGATGCGTTTCATCATCACCATTGGCTTGCTCGGCGCGGCGCTATTTTACGGTGACGGCATGATCACGCCGGCCATTTCCGTGCTCGGCGCGGTCGAAGGACTGAGCGTTGTTGCTCCACCGTTAGCGCAATACGTAGTGCCGATTACTATTATTGTGTTGGGCGGGCTGTTTGTGATACAGGCTAAAGGCACCGGCCAGGTCGGCAGACTGTTCGCGCCGGTTATGTGCTTCTGGTTTCTGACCTTGGCGGTTCTGGGCATCACCAATATTGTGCATGCGCCCAGTGTACTGGTCGCGATTAACCCCTATTTTGCCGTGCACTTGCTGATGGAATTGGGCTGGCACGGCTTTCTGATCATGGGCGCCATCGTGCTGACCATCACAGGCGCCGAAGCGCTGTATGCCGATATGGGGCATTTTGGCCTGAAACCGATACGCTATGCCTGGTTCAGCTTTGTATTTCCGGCTTTGCTGCTCAATTATTTTGGCCAGGGCGCGTTGCTGATCGAGCACCCCGAAGCGATACAGAACCCGTTCTACCTGCTCGCGCCGACCTGGGCCCAGTATCCGTTGTTGCTGCTGGCGACACTGGCTACTGTCATTGCCTCGCAGGCGGTCATTTCCGGCGCTTTTTCGGTAACCCGGCAGGCTATACAGTTGGGTTATTGTCCGCGCATGCAGATTTTGCATACCTCGGGCGAGGAGATGGGACAGGTTTATATTTCTGTTGTCAACTGGCTGCTGATGGTTTCAGTGTTTGTACTGGTACTGAGCTTCCAGTCCTCGTCGGCGCTGGCTTCGGCTTACGGCATTGCCGTGACAGGCACCATGATTGTCGACACCGTCCTGGCCTTCATCGTCATCAAGGAACTCTGGCGGTGGAAGATAACGACCAGCATCACCTTTTTGTCGGTTTTCCTGATTATCGATTTCCTGTTCCTGTCCTCGAACAGCCTGAAGATTCCATCCGGCGGCTGGTTGCCGTTGCTCATCGGTACTGCGCTGTTTCTGATCATGACCACCTGGATCAAAGGCCGCGGGCTATTGGCGGCTTATCTGGATGAAAAACGGGTATTGTTCGAAGAATTGGAAGAAAAAGTATTGGATCAGTCCCTGGTGACGGTGCCAGGTTCGGCCATGTATCTGGCCAAAAACCTGCATGGCGTACCGCAGGTGATGGTGCACAACCTTGAGCACAATCATGTCCTGCACGAGCAAGTCATGGTGCTGACGGTCGTGACCAAGGAAGAGCCGTATGTGGATGAAGCGCATCGGGTCAAGATCCGGACTTTCGGGCAGAATCAGAATTACCATCGCGTGAAGCTTTATTTCGGCTTTCAGCAAACCCCTGATGTGCGCCGTGCTCTGGAGTTATGCAGGCAGCACGGCTTGGCCATCGATCCCGAACAGACTTCGTTTTTCATCGGCCGCGAACGGGTGTCTTTCCGGCGTAAAAGCCCGATGCCGCCATGGCGCCGGCCCCTGTTCAGTTTCTTATTCCATAACTCATCCAGTGCGATAGAGTTCTTTAAAATTCCAGCCGAGCTGGTCATCGAACTGGGCATTCGCATTGAACTGTAA